One Halalkalicoccus sp. NIPERK01 genomic region harbors:
- a CDS encoding GNAT family N-acetyltransferase: MNVERIDLSEWGAMLPNEGVEVFHTPEALAVLDDHAEGDLHLLGARKGEQPLALLAAFVRRNALGTTVFSPPPGMGVPRLGPILMPTSPKRRKREKLNREFTAAVVEQLVGDGSRTLFRMECPAGYDDPRPYLWADFEVSNAFTYVLEVDGDSDALLSSFSKSLRREVRDAMDLPIEIDIEETAGARAVYEDTRARYVEQDEPFPLEWPYVRDLVEALDERARVYVARDPDGEFLSGITVLYSNDMAYFWQGGARATYDGVSVNSALHWRIVEDLATDPDLDGVKKYDLMGANTERLCRYKAKFSADLVPYYVVESNGAAMTLAKTAYSLLR; this comes from the coding sequence ATGAACGTCGAACGTATCGACCTATCGGAGTGGGGGGCGATGCTCCCGAACGAGGGGGTCGAGGTCTTTCACACACCCGAGGCGCTCGCCGTGCTCGACGACCACGCCGAGGGCGACCTCCACCTGCTCGGCGCGAGAAAGGGCGAGCAACCGCTGGCGCTTCTGGCCGCCTTCGTCCGGCGGAACGCGCTCGGGACGACGGTGTTCTCGCCGCCGCCCGGGATGGGCGTCCCCCGCCTCGGCCCGATCCTCATGCCGACCAGCCCCAAGCGCCGCAAACGCGAGAAGCTCAACCGAGAGTTCACCGCGGCGGTCGTCGAGCAGCTCGTGGGCGACGGCTCGCGAACCCTGTTTCGCATGGAGTGCCCCGCGGGCTACGACGACCCACGACCGTATCTCTGGGCCGACTTCGAGGTGAGCAACGCCTTCACCTACGTCCTCGAAGTCGACGGCGACTCCGACGCGCTGCTCTCGTCGTTCAGCAAGAGCCTCCGCCGGGAGGTTCGGGACGCGATGGACCTCCCGATCGAAATCGACATCGAGGAGACGGCGGGCGCACGGGCGGTCTACGAGGACACCCGCGCGCGCTACGTCGAACAGGACGAGCCGTTCCCCCTCGAGTGGCCCTACGTCCGGGACCTCGTCGAGGCGCTGGACGAGCGCGCGCGCGTCTACGTCGCCCGCGATCCCGACGGGGAGTTTTTGAGCGGGATCACCGTCCTCTACTCGAACGACATGGCGTACTTCTGGCAGGGGGGTGCCCGCGCGACCTACGACGGCGTGAGCGTCAACAGCGCGCTCCACTGGCGGATCGTCGAGGACCTCGCGACCGATCCCGACCTCGACGGCGTGAAGAAGTACGACCTGATGGGCGCGAACACCGAGCGGCTCTGTCGGTACAAGGCGAAGTTCTCCGCGGACCTCGTTCCCTACTACGTCGTCGAGTCGAACGGGGCGGCCATGACGCTCGCGAAGACGGCCTACTCGCTACTCCGGTGA
- a CDS encoding CARDB domain-containing protein: MTARPVGATLLALALVATVVLAGAVPASQPVAAQQGSYVVEQGAQCEVITPLSGGQTAAELYDYRSHASHDADYAYSSHGTTDLQRNDVSSIFLYEGPDGLSLVIVHDRLGGGTDGGAAEFEIVGLPAGGEWTVEDDDYSENIDDVWNHGDVWSEVAWLWGPDRTDGGVYTGLGDDFEVTIDPAFNAQQSTFQPEGRVAEMHVLSGNADRPDRVAMGSLDQPLVIRSGTCGDPTVSYALTDGGILATVEDTGGETVSLRPPANVGNGIQYERLSLAATGQNTLTGPSNVDVEMSAGEGGPEIDGNATALSTLTVDDTGSQGSVSDLTFSFSVEKATLAGHDATASNVTVYERTGDGWERTATEPAGETEVAHSFESTTDGGGEFAVVLDESPIQATELSLDRERIDAGENVEVTATVENTADVTETRPVELLVFGEVTDSQEVTLGPGETTTVTFTQRVDSPGTHTVEVAGETQQLEVEGDESAVPGGVGSEGSSSNGYLAVGVGVIVLVGLALWWRRSPE; the protein is encoded by the coding sequence ATGACCGCGAGACCGGTCGGCGCGACGCTGCTGGCGCTCGCGCTCGTCGCGACGGTCGTCCTCGCGGGGGCGGTGCCCGCGAGCCAGCCGGTCGCCGCCCAGCAGGGCTCGTACGTCGTCGAGCAGGGCGCACAGTGCGAGGTCATCACCCCGCTGTCGGGCGGGCAGACGGCCGCGGAACTGTACGACTACCGGAGCCACGCCAGCCACGACGCGGACTACGCCTACAGCTCCCACGGCACGACCGACCTCCAGCGAAACGACGTGAGCTCGATCTTCCTCTACGAGGGGCCGGACGGGCTGAGCCTCGTGATCGTCCACGACCGACTCGGCGGCGGCACCGACGGCGGCGCGGCCGAGTTCGAGATCGTCGGCCTGCCGGCGGGCGGCGAGTGGACCGTCGAGGACGACGACTACAGCGAGAACATCGACGACGTCTGGAACCACGGCGACGTCTGGAGCGAGGTCGCCTGGCTCTGGGGGCCCGACAGGACCGACGGCGGGGTCTACACCGGCCTCGGCGACGACTTCGAGGTGACGATCGACCCCGCGTTCAACGCCCAACAGAGCACCTTCCAGCCGGAGGGACGCGTCGCCGAGATGCACGTCCTCTCGGGGAACGCTGACCGGCCCGACAGGGTGGCGATGGGGAGCCTCGATCAGCCGCTCGTGATCCGGTCCGGTACCTGCGGGGACCCGACGGTCAGCTACGCCCTGACCGACGGCGGCATCCTCGCCACCGTCGAGGACACCGGCGGCGAGACGGTCTCGCTTCGCCCGCCCGCGAACGTCGGCAACGGCATCCAGTACGAGCGGTTGTCGCTCGCCGCGACCGGGCAGAACACGCTCACCGGCCCGTCGAACGTGGACGTCGAGATGAGCGCCGGCGAGGGCGGCCCCGAGATCGACGGGAACGCCACGGCGCTCTCGACGCTGACGGTCGACGACACCGGCTCGCAGGGGAGCGTGAGCGACCTCACGTTCTCGTTCAGCGTCGAGAAGGCGACGCTCGCGGGCCACGACGCCACCGCCAGCAACGTCACTGTCTACGAGCGAACCGGGGACGGCTGGGAGCGAACCGCCACCGAACCGGCCGGGGAGACGGAGGTCGCTCACTCCTTCGAGAGCACCACCGACGGCGGCGGGGAGTTCGCGGTCGTGCTCGACGAGTCGCCGATCCAGGCGACCGAACTCTCGCTCGATCGCGAGCGGATCGACGCCGGCGAGAACGTCGAGGTCACGGCGACCGTCGAGAACACCGCCGACGTCACCGAGACGCGGCCGGTCGAACTGCTGGTCTTCGGCGAGGTGACCGACTCACAGGAGGTGACGCTCGGACCCGGCGAGACGACGACCGTCACGTTCACCCAGCGCGTCGACTCGCCCGGCACCCACACCGTCGAGGTCGCCGGCGAGACCCAGCAGTTGGAGGTCGAGGGCGACGAATCCGCCGTGCCCGGCGGAGTCGGATCGGAAGGGAGTTCATCGAACGGCTACCTCGCCGTCGGGGTCGGCGTGATCGTCCTCGTCGGGCTGGCGCTGTGGTGGCGCCGGTCACCGGAGTAG
- the glmS gene encoding glutamine--fructose-6-phosphate transaminase (isomerizing) yields the protein MCGIIARVGTGNAVPSLLKGLSNLEYRGYDSAGIALCNGHGVEVVKREGEIDRLVDHVARRALSAGVGIGHTRWSTHGPPTDVNAHPHTDCTGSLAVVHNGIIENHDELRARLQESGHEFRSDTDTEVVPHLIEEYLSTGRSPEEAFHAAVDDLSGSYALAMVHEGERAIYAARNGSPMVLGIADGALFVASDVPAFLEFTDRVVYLEDGHAVRATPDGYTITDDGEVVHRPVRTVDWTAEAAEKGGYDHYMLKEIHEQPTAIRQILECHASGDGLADLDPELLDGVDEVQFVACGTSYHAALYGSYVFAERGIPASTHLASEYATHERPVGEGTLVVAVTQSGETADTLAAIETAQRAGARTLAVTNVVGSSASRVCDDALYIRAGPEIGVAATKTFSSQVVALSLFADHLAGEDSPGEPVAFDSLPEGIQRILDTSRSRDVAERYRGRDAFFFIGRGVGYPVALEGALKFKEISYEHAEGFAAGELKHGPLALVTPASVVFAVFTGRNDEKLLGNVREAQTRGATVVAITDGSNEEVLRQADDVLFVPESSPIVAGLLANVQLQLVSYHAAALLGRPIDKPRNLAKSVTVE from the coding sequence ATGTGTGGAATCATCGCCCGCGTCGGGACCGGGAACGCCGTCCCGAGCCTCCTGAAGGGGCTCTCGAACCTCGAATACCGGGGCTACGACTCGGCCGGGATCGCGCTGTGTAACGGCCACGGGGTCGAGGTGGTGAAGCGCGAGGGCGAGATCGACCGACTCGTCGACCACGTCGCCCGCCGCGCACTCAGCGCCGGGGTCGGGATCGGCCACACCCGCTGGAGCACCCACGGCCCGCCGACCGACGTCAACGCCCACCCGCACACCGACTGTACGGGCTCGCTCGCGGTCGTCCACAACGGCATCATCGAGAACCACGACGAGCTGCGCGCGCGCCTGCAGGAGTCGGGCCACGAGTTCAGAAGCGACACCGACACCGAGGTCGTCCCGCACCTGATCGAGGAGTACCTCTCGACCGGCCGCTCGCCCGAGGAGGCCTTCCACGCGGCGGTCGACGACCTCTCGGGGAGCTACGCGCTCGCGATGGTCCACGAGGGGGAGCGGGCCATCTACGCCGCTCGAAACGGCTCCCCGATGGTGCTCGGGATCGCCGACGGCGCGCTGTTCGTCGCGAGCGACGTGCCCGCGTTCCTCGAGTTCACCGACCGCGTTGTCTACCTGGAGGACGGCCACGCCGTGCGGGCCACGCCCGACGGCTACACGATCACCGACGACGGCGAGGTCGTCCACCGGCCCGTCCGGACCGTCGACTGGACCGCGGAGGCCGCCGAGAAGGGCGGCTACGACCACTACATGCTCAAGGAGATCCACGAACAGCCCACCGCGATCCGCCAGATACTGGAGTGTCACGCCTCCGGCGACGGGTTGGCCGACCTCGACCCGGAACTCCTCGACGGGGTCGACGAGGTCCAGTTCGTCGCCTGTGGCACCTCGTATCACGCCGCGCTGTACGGCAGTTACGTCTTCGCCGAGCGCGGCATCCCCGCCTCGACGCACCTCGCGAGCGAGTACGCCACCCACGAGCGCCCGGTCGGCGAGGGGACGCTGGTGGTCGCGGTCACTCAGAGCGGCGAGACCGCCGACACCCTCGCGGCGATCGAGACCGCCCAGCGGGCGGGCGCGCGCACCCTCGCGGTGACGAACGTCGTGGGTTCGTCGGCCTCGCGGGTCTGTGACGACGCGCTGTACATCCGCGCGGGCCCGGAGATCGGCGTCGCCGCCACCAAGACGTTCTCCTCGCAGGTCGTCGCGCTCTCGCTGTTCGCGGATCACCTCGCGGGCGAGGACTCGCCCGGCGAGCCCGTCGCCTTCGACTCGCTTCCCGAGGGCATCCAGCGGATCCTCGACACCTCCCGGAGCCGCGACGTCGCCGAGCGCTACCGGGGTCGGGACGCCTTCTTCTTCATCGGGCGCGGCGTGGGCTATCCGGTCGCGCTCGAGGGCGCGCTGAAGTTCAAGGAGATCTCCTACGAGCACGCCGAGGGCTTCGCGGCGGGCGAGCTCAAACACGGCCCGCTCGCGCTGGTCACCCCGGCGAGCGTCGTCTTCGCGGTCTTCACCGGCCGAAACGACGAGAAGCTCCTTGGTAACGTCCGGGAGGCCCAGACCCGCGGCGCGACCGTCGTCGCGATCACCGACGGTTCGAACGAGGAGGTTCTCAGACAGGCCGACGACGTCCTCTTCGTTCCCGAGTCCTCGCCGATCGTCGCCGGCCTGCTCGCGAACGTCCAGCTCCAACTGGTCTCGTACCACGCGGCGGCGCTCCTGGGTCGTCCGATCGACAAGCCGCGCAACCTCGCGAAGAGCGTCACCGTCGAGTAG
- a CDS encoding alkaline phosphatase family protein, whose amino-acid sequence MKTLVIGLDAACSRVVDPLIERGALPHLAGLIGAGASGPLESQIPPWTPSAWPSLYTGVNPGKHGVFDFLAFDGYDWDVINATHVRFPAIWEVLSERGLRSVVVNVPVTHPPGEIDGAIVPGYTAPEEPACHPEGILEEIREAIGEYRVYPPHGSGVDPEEAIANYRDLIASRGAAFRYLCREFDPEFGFVEFQSTDTVFHELAGDSRGVEAVYRAVDREVGSVLGATDPDTVFLVSDHGMGPYEEYEFRVNEFLRREGYVEAVSGREGGMPSWGTIHEHERARTESPGTGALVESALSRAVLAGARVGLTSQRAHRLLDRVGLAESVARVVPADLIRAATEQVDFAGSAAYMRSRTELGVRINLAGREPEGVVAPEEYESVREDLVEKLSAVRTPDGDPVFETVAPREEVFSGPYVEHAVDVVAVPQDYEQFISARLLGEPFGDPEEPWNHKRDGLFAATGEGIDSGADLTDAHLFDVAPTVLASLGVPRDERMDGRVLPVVEAVGTERYADIEGDRRRTDSRAVEDRLSQLGYLE is encoded by the coding sequence ATGAAGACGCTCGTCATCGGACTGGACGCCGCCTGCTCGCGGGTCGTCGACCCGCTGATCGAACGGGGGGCGCTTCCCCACCTCGCCGGACTGATCGGGGCGGGCGCGAGCGGGCCCCTCGAATCGCAGATCCCGCCGTGGACGCCCAGCGCGTGGCCCTCGCTGTACACCGGCGTGAACCCCGGCAAACACGGCGTCTTCGACTTCCTCGCGTTCGACGGCTACGACTGGGACGTGATCAACGCCACGCACGTCCGGTTTCCCGCGATCTGGGAGGTGCTCTCCGAGCGGGGCCTGCGCAGCGTCGTCGTGAACGTGCCGGTCACCCACCCGCCGGGCGAGATCGACGGCGCGATCGTGCCGGGCTACACCGCCCCCGAGGAGCCCGCGTGTCACCCCGAGGGGATCCTCGAGGAGATCCGCGAGGCGATCGGGGAGTACCGCGTCTACCCGCCCCACGGAAGCGGCGTCGACCCCGAGGAGGCGATCGCGAACTACCGCGACCTGATCGCCTCGCGCGGGGCCGCGTTCCGGTATCTCTGTCGGGAGTTCGACCCCGAGTTCGGCTTCGTCGAGTTCCAGTCGACCGACACGGTCTTCCACGAACTCGCGGGCGATTCCCGCGGTGTGGAGGCGGTCTACCGCGCGGTCGACCGGGAGGTCGGATCGGTCCTCGGGGCTACCGACCCCGATACCGTCTTCCTCGTCAGCGACCACGGGATGGGGCCCTACGAGGAGTACGAGTTCCGCGTCAACGAGTTCCTCCGCCGCGAGGGCTACGTCGAGGCCGTCTCGGGGCGCGAGGGCGGGATGCCCTCGTGGGGGACGATCCACGAGCACGAGCGGGCGCGAACGGAGTCCCCGGGGACCGGCGCGCTGGTGGAGAGCGCCCTCTCGCGGGCCGTGCTGGCGGGCGCGCGCGTCGGGTTGACCAGCCAGCGGGCCCATCGACTGCTCGACCGGGTGGGGCTCGCCGAGTCCGTCGCGCGGGTCGTCCCCGCCGACCTGATACGGGCCGCGACCGAGCAGGTCGACTTCGCCGGGTCGGCGGCGTACATGCGCTCGCGGACGGAACTGGGCGTCCGGATCAACCTCGCGGGACGGGAGCCGGAGGGGGTCGTCGCCCCCGAGGAGTACGAGTCGGTCCGGGAGGACCTCGTCGAGAAACTCTCGGCCGTGCGGACGCCAGACGGCGACCCCGTCTTCGAGACGGTCGCGCCCCGCGAGGAGGTCTTCTCGGGGCCCTATGTGGAACACGCCGTCGACGTCGTCGCCGTCCCGCAGGACTACGAACAGTTCATCTCGGCGCGCCTGCTGGGCGAGCCGTTCGGCGATCCCGAGGAGCCCTGGAACCACAAGCGCGACGGGCTGTTCGCCGCGACGGGCGAAGGGATCGATTCCGGCGCGGATCTCACGGACGCGCACCTGTTCGACGTCGCGCCGACCGTTCTGGCCTCGCTCGGGGTCCCCCGCGACGAGCGGATGGACGGGCGGGTCCTCCCCGTGGTCGAGGCCGTCGGCACCGAGCGGTACGCCGATATTGAAGGGGATCGCCGCCGGACGGACTCGCGGGCGGTCGAGGATCGCCTCTCGCAACTGGGATATCTGGAGTGA
- a CDS encoding helix-turn-helix domain-containing protein → MTENDLIYGSAESSTNTATPTGCSDLLDALGDESARAIIRAGARGPVTIEDLLSACDVSRTTIYRRVNELVELGLLEESITFTEDRKRQRRFRTACNWISLHVGENGLEARLGSDGSLTPFDELLLDESVLQIALSGKDVRFEIETASSDDATE, encoded by the coding sequence ATGACCGAGAACGACCTCATCTACGGATCGGCAGAATCGTCGACGAACACCGCGACACCGACCGGCTGCTCGGACCTCCTCGACGCGCTGGGCGACGAGTCCGCGCGGGCGATCATCAGGGCGGGAGCCCGGGGGCCCGTCACCATCGAGGACCTCCTCTCGGCCTGTGACGTCTCCCGGACGACGATCTACCGCCGGGTCAACGAACTCGTCGAACTCGGCCTGCTCGAGGAGTCCATCACGTTCACCGAGGACAGGAAGCGCCAGCGCCGGTTCCGGACGGCGTGTAACTGGATCTCCCTCCACGTCGGCGAGAACGGACTCGAAGCGCGCCTCGGTTCGGACGGGTCGCTCACCCCGTTCGACGAACTCCTGCTCGACGAGTCCGTCCTCCAGATCGCGCTCAGCGGGAAGGACGTTCGCTTCGAGATCGAGACGGCGAGCAGCGACGACGCGACCGAGTAA